One Lysinibacillus fusiformis genomic window carries:
- a CDS encoding IS3 family transposase — protein MIPNACIESFHSTIKKECIYRKRFQIKCEAKQVIKFYINQFYNEKRRHSMLGYVSPNQYERIRQQKDPSVRSISA, from the coding sequence GTGATTCCTAATGCGTGCATCGAATCCTTCCATTCAACGATAAAAAAAGAATGTATTTATCGTAAACGATTCCAAATAAAATGCGAGGCAAAACAAGTGATTAAATTCTATATAAACCAATTCTATAATGAGAAAAGACGCCATTCAATGCTTGGCTATGTTTCTCCTAATCAATATGAGCGTATCCGCCAACAAAAAGATCCATCGGTTCGCTCAATATCCGCTTAG
- a CDS encoding glycosyltransferase family 4 protein, translating to MKVLFVASVYSHLMAFHVPYMKYFQSQGYEVWVAGTGAADRERLEELQVKCVDIPFSRSPLNIQNLNAFKALKALFKTEKFELVHVHTPVAALLTRRAFKSSGYGEIIYTTHGFHFFKGAPRQNWFVYYTAEKLAAKWTDHLITINEEDYKNAHKLLSAEKISYVHGVGVEITSEILTEDEKDNLKKQLGLSSKSVVISCIAELNANKNHQFILRNWQLLKRDCPQLELLIIGTGESENDLKDYVSKEQLSGVHFLGFRKDVPNLLQISDIVTLLSHREGLPKSIMEAMVARVPCVVTNTRGLRDLIKSNENGYVVNHEDDHALIAAFTELCQSEALRDEMGKCAKQMVKPFLLDNVLQEYIPIYKKMLK from the coding sequence ATGAAAGTTCTTTTTGTAGCTTCGGTTTATAGTCATCTTATGGCATTTCACGTCCCTTATATGAAGTACTTCCAGTCACAAGGATATGAGGTATGGGTTGCTGGAACAGGAGCAGCAGATAGAGAGAGATTAGAGGAACTGCAGGTGAAATGCGTAGATATCCCGTTTTCAAGAAGCCCATTGAATATACAAAATTTAAATGCTTTTAAAGCTTTAAAAGCGTTATTTAAGACAGAGAAATTTGAATTGGTTCATGTCCATACACCAGTCGCAGCACTATTGACGAGAAGAGCATTCAAGAGTAGTGGATATGGTGAAATTATCTATACTACACACGGTTTTCATTTTTTTAAAGGGGCTCCGAGACAAAATTGGTTCGTATACTATACAGCCGAAAAACTAGCTGCAAAGTGGACAGATCATTTAATTACCATTAACGAAGAAGATTATAAAAACGCACATAAACTACTATCTGCAGAAAAAATCTCTTACGTACATGGGGTAGGGGTAGAAATTACTTCAGAAATTTTAACTGAGGATGAAAAGGATAACTTGAAAAAGCAATTAGGATTATCCAGTAAGTCAGTTGTAATTTCATGTATAGCAGAGCTCAATGCTAATAAAAATCATCAATTTATTCTTCGTAACTGGCAACTTCTGAAGAGAGATTGTCCGCAATTAGAATTATTGATTATTGGAACGGGTGAAAGCGAAAATGATTTAAAAGATTATGTGTCCAAGGAGCAACTTTCAGGAGTTCATTTTTTAGGATTTAGAAAAGATGTTCCAAATTTATTGCAAATTTCAGATATAGTGACTTTACTCTCACATCGTGAAGGATTGCCTAAAAGTATAATGGAAGCAATGGTGGCACGTGTTCCTTGTGTAGTAACGAATACAAGAGGGTTAAGGGATTTAATAAAATCAAATGAAAATGGATATGTGGTAAATCATGAGGATGACCATGCACTTATAGCCGCATTCACGGAACTTTGCCAATCTGAAGCGTTAAGAGATGAGATGGGGAAATGTGCAAAACAAATGGTAAAACCATTTTTATTGGATAATGTGTTACAAGAATATATTCCAATCTATAAAAAGATGCTGAAGTAG
- a CDS encoding sugar transferase: MKRLLDIIISFSMIVCLSPVLIVTWLLVRFKLGGPALFTQPRPGINEKVFYVYKFRTMTDQKDEYGELLPDAIRLTSFGKLLRKLSLDELPQLWNVLKGDMSFVGPRPLLVEYLPLYNERQSCRHDVRPGITGWAQVNGRNAISWEQKFEYDVWYVKNQSLWLDLKILLLTVKKVFVSEGISQDGHVTMPIFKGSVEKDERK; encoded by the coding sequence CTGAAAAGATTACTTGATATTATTATTAGTTTTAGTATGATAGTTTGCCTTAGTCCAGTACTTATTGTGACATGGTTGCTAGTGCGCTTTAAATTAGGCGGACCCGCACTATTTACCCAACCTCGCCCAGGTATAAATGAAAAAGTTTTTTATGTTTATAAATTCCGTACAATGACAGATCAGAAGGATGAGTATGGGGAACTATTACCAGATGCAATCCGTTTAACTTCATTCGGTAAACTGTTACGCAAGTTAAGTTTAGATGAGCTACCACAGCTATGGAATGTTCTAAAAGGTGATATGAGCTTTGTCGGACCACGTCCACTCTTGGTAGAATATTTGCCATTGTATAATGAACGACAATCTTGTAGACATGATGTACGTCCAGGTATTACTGGTTGGGCACAAGTGAATGGGCGCAATGCGATTTCATGGGAGCAAAAGTTTGAGTATGATGTATGGTATGTGAAAAATCAATCATTGTGGTTAGATTTAAAAATCCTTTTGCTAACAGTAAAAAAAGTGTTTGTATCTGAAGGAATTAGTCAAGATGGGCACGTAACTATGCCTATTTTTAAAGGAAGTGTTGAAAAAGATGAGCGAAAATAA
- a CDS encoding glycosyltransferase family 2 protein, which produces MLEKHNKITPISIVITTYNREIELQRCIESILEQNYQDYEILVVDDHSIPCYKDKIINTFPNVKYIYLEVNSGPGIARNRGIQEARYNFVAIMDDDDIFIPGAFEKINKFLLENKDLNDPVFHFLCSTTILKENIHYKNYSFQEYLQGIVSGDTTHVINKEIFFNKYNYAFPDSRIGAELLLWYKIIINHGYFIINERIVKVLDDSQNRLTNTSRQISQAPLFAQYQIDIIKEFEQELIEAGCVSHLITKYRGAIVYSILANNYGVAWKYFKASLKYSKKQFSFILLFLLPKVGINKLFLMYRK; this is translated from the coding sequence ATGCTAGAGAAACATAATAAAATAACCCCAATATCGATTGTTATTACAACCTATAATCGAGAAATTGAATTGCAACGATGCATTGAATCTATTTTAGAACAAAATTATCAAGATTATGAAATTCTTGTTGTTGATGACCACTCAATCCCTTGTTATAAAGATAAGATTATCAATACTTTTCCAAATGTGAAATATATATATCTAGAAGTAAATTCAGGTCCGGGAATAGCAAGAAATCGAGGGATTCAAGAAGCCCGGTACAATTTTGTAGCAATAATGGATGATGATGATATTTTCATTCCAGGAGCATTTGAAAAAATAAACAAATTCCTTCTGGAAAATAAAGATTTAAATGATCCGGTTTTTCATTTTCTGTGTTCCACGACTATATTGAAAGAAAATATACATTATAAAAATTATAGTTTCCAAGAATATTTGCAAGGCATAGTAAGCGGTGATACGACTCATGTCATTAATAAAGAAATATTCTTTAATAAGTATAACTATGCTTTCCCTGATTCTAGAATTGGGGCAGAGTTATTACTTTGGTATAAAATTATAATAAATCATGGCTATTTTATTATTAACGAACGGATAGTAAAAGTACTAGATGACTCACAAAATCGGCTAACAAACACAAGTCGACAAATTAGTCAAGCTCCATTATTTGCCCAATATCAAATCGATATTATAAAGGAATTTGAACAGGAATTGATTGAAGCAGGATGTGTTTCACATTTAATAACGAAGTATAGAGGTGCAATTGTCTACTCAATTTTAGCAAATAATTATGGGGTCGCATGGAAATACTTTAAGGCATCATTGAAATATTCAAAAAAACAATTTTCGTTTATTTTGTTATTCTTGTTACCTAAAGTAGGGATTAATAAATTATTTTTGATGTATAGAAAATAA
- a CDS encoding aminotransferase class I/II-fold pyridoxal phosphate-dependent enzyme, producing MTNRILLSSPHMSGHEQKYIQEAFDTNWIAPLGANVDGFERELANYVGLNGAAAVSAGTAAIDLALNLLGVERGDLVFCSTLTFVASANPILYRGAKPVFIDSEWDTWNMSPQALVRAFKDAEQAGKLPKAVIIVNLYGQSAKMDELLSICEPYGVPIVEDAAESLGSSYKEKKSGTFGKFGVFSFNGNKIVTTSGGGMLVSDDVEALQRATFLATQARDVAKHYQHSVVGYNYRMSNVVAGIGRGQLEVLDERVAQKRAIFNRYEQALSEIDGLDMMPELEGTFSNRWLSTMTINSEKIAISPYDLIDKLNEANIEARPVWKPLHLQPLFEGCQFYSHAGDDIVSEQLFEKGICLPSDSKMTVEEQQRVIDVILQAVAGMHTI from the coding sequence ATGACTAACCGAATTTTATTATCATCCCCTCATATGAGTGGACATGAGCAAAAATATATTCAAGAGGCTTTTGATACGAACTGGATTGCACCACTTGGAGCGAATGTAGATGGTTTTGAACGAGAGTTAGCTAACTATGTAGGGCTGAATGGGGCAGCGGCAGTAAGTGCAGGAACAGCTGCGATTGACTTAGCACTAAATTTACTAGGTGTTGAACGTGGGGATCTCGTTTTTTGCTCAACATTAACGTTTGTGGCGAGTGCGAATCCGATTTTGTATCGTGGTGCGAAGCCTGTGTTTATCGATTCTGAATGGGATACTTGGAATATGTCCCCACAGGCCTTGGTACGTGCATTTAAGGATGCAGAACAGGCTGGTAAATTGCCAAAGGCTGTTATTATTGTTAATTTGTATGGACAAAGTGCGAAAATGGATGAGCTTTTATCGATCTGTGAACCTTATGGTGTTCCGATTGTGGAAGATGCGGCTGAATCACTAGGTTCTTCTTATAAAGAGAAGAAAAGTGGTACATTTGGTAAGTTTGGTGTGTTCTCATTTAATGGTAATAAAATTGTTACAACATCTGGTGGTGGGATGCTTGTATCAGATGATGTTGAAGCTTTACAGCGTGCGACATTTCTTGCAACACAAGCACGTGATGTAGCGAAGCATTATCAGCACAGTGTTGTTGGCTACAATTATCGAATGAGTAATGTCGTGGCTGGAATTGGTCGAGGGCAACTAGAAGTGTTAGATGAGCGTGTGGCACAAAAACGTGCAATTTTTAACCGCTACGAACAAGCCCTTTCTGAAATTGATGGCTTGGATATGATGCCAGAACTGGAAGGGACATTTTCGAATCGTTGGCTTTCGACAATGACAATAAATTCAGAGAAAATCGCCATTTCCCCATATGATTTAATCGACAAATTGAATGAGGCAAATATTGAGGCACGTCCAGTATGGAAACCACTTCATTTACAGCCATTGTTTGAAGGGTGTCAATTCTACTCGCATGCTGGGGATGACATTGTTAGTGAGCAATTATTCGAAAAAGGAATTTGCTTGCCGTCAGATTCTAAGATGACAGTGGAAGAACAGCAGCGAGTGATTGACGTGATTTTGCAAGCAGTGGCAGGTATGCATACAATTTAA
- a CDS encoding HAD family hydrolase, which yields MIKAIVFDMDDTLYPEWKYVFSGFQAVNDYLEKKSVFGFYETAIQLFERGKRGKIFNDTLDILKVTYRKEDIQQLIEIYRNHNPAIQLFTDAQEVLEQLHKKIPLGLISDGYLDAQRNKVKALKINQFFKKIILTDELGRDKWKPSPESYQLMRQYFNVQHKELVYVGDNTSKDFVTANKLGWTTIQIIRDSGEYKNGDISPEFEAQLKINSLIEIIDIINIKI from the coding sequence ATGATTAAGGCAATTGTATTTGATATGGATGATACCCTCTATCCTGAATGGAAATATGTTTTTAGTGGATTCCAAGCCGTTAATGATTATTTAGAAAAGAAATCCGTTTTTGGTTTTTATGAAACGGCGATTCAACTTTTTGAACGAGGTAAGCGTGGGAAAATATTCAATGATACATTGGATATTTTAAAAGTGACATATCGTAAAGAGGATATTCAGCAGTTGATAGAAATATACAGAAATCATAATCCGGCTATTCAACTATTCACTGATGCTCAAGAAGTGTTGGAACAGTTACACAAAAAAATCCCATTAGGTTTAATTTCAGATGGATATTTAGACGCACAACGAAATAAAGTTAAAGCTTTAAAAATAAATCAATTCTTTAAAAAAATTATCTTGACTGATGAATTAGGAAGAGACAAATGGAAACCTTCACCTGAGTCTTATCAGCTAATGCGTCAGTATTTTAATGTCCAACATAAAGAGCTTGTATACGTAGGCGATAATACTTCGAAAGATTTTGTTACTGCAAATAAATTAGGGTGGACGACTATTCAAATTATTCGTGATTCTGGTGAATATAAAAATGGAGATATATCACCAGAATTTGAGGCTCAATTAAAAATAAACTCTTTAATAGAAATAATAGATATTATCAATATTAAAATATAG
- a CDS encoding EpsG family protein, whose amino-acid sequence MKKKDKRFFLAVILVILALLSGTRYQLGGSDFIVYKAAYDSIPTLKDFLLNFRELDNLYTTFGFEKGYLFICSLIKSFGFNFYGFTLIHALFFYFCLYKFIRKNSYSYLIMISIFLYKIFFYNTFISMRQSITLALFLLAIEYIKNKSLGKYIFTILIAVTMHSAAIILLPLYFINRINFTKKKIITLNLVFLPTLLLSFSSFSPLSIAPILFSWFPSDAVIGKIESYALKGMTSRIGILHIIEYFIIMFILIFNFSKIKEYKNSNVFIGLFLCLLPIFTLFSGYEIFTRFKDYFTLTYGIILGMLLVGGGKYKIVIKILIFTICMAGVFRFIILFDNGAFYEYRSYIFRGIPILGEVNE is encoded by the coding sequence TTGAAGAAAAAAGATAAAAGATTTTTCTTGGCGGTTATTTTAGTTATTTTAGCTTTACTATCAGGTACTAGATATCAACTTGGTGGATCCGATTTCATAGTTTATAAAGCTGCATATGATTCGATACCAACGTTAAAGGATTTTTTATTGAATTTTCGAGAATTAGACAACCTATATACAACATTTGGATTTGAAAAAGGATATTTATTTATTTGCTCATTAATTAAAAGTTTTGGATTTAATTTTTATGGGTTTACCTTAATTCATGCATTATTCTTTTATTTCTGTCTATATAAATTTATTAGAAAGAATTCATATAGTTATTTAATAATGATTAGTATTTTTTTATATAAAATATTTTTTTATAATACATTTATTAGCATGAGACAATCAATTACACTGGCATTATTTTTATTAGCTATAGAATATATAAAAAATAAATCATTAGGAAAATATATATTCACTATTTTAATTGCAGTAACAATGCATAGTGCAGCAATTATATTATTGCCACTGTATTTTATAAATAGAATAAACTTTACAAAGAAAAAAATTATAACACTTAATTTGGTATTTTTACCAACGTTATTATTAAGTTTTTCAAGTTTTTCTCCTCTTTCAATTGCTCCTATATTATTCTCGTGGTTTCCATCAGACGCAGTTATTGGTAAAATTGAGAGTTATGCTCTGAAGGGTATGACATCACGAATTGGTATATTGCATATTATTGAATATTTCATAATTATGTTTATTTTAATATTTAACTTTTCTAAGATAAAAGAATATAAAAATAGTAATGTATTTATAGGTTTATTCTTGTGTTTATTACCTATTTTTACATTATTTAGCGGGTATGAAATATTTACGAGGTTTAAAGATTATTTTACATTAACATATGGAATTATTTTAGGAATGCTCCTTGTTGGCGGGGGAAAATATAAAATTGTAATAAAGATATTAATTTTTACAATTTGTATGGCTGGTGTATTTAGATTTATTATACTATTTGATAATGGTGCTTTTTATGAATATAGGAGCTATATTTTTAGAGGGATTCCTATATTAGGAGAGGTGAACGAGTAG
- a CDS encoding ATP-grasp domain-containing protein — protein sequence MSENKPLNILFTSSGRRVELIKHFKSIYHELNVEGEILTVDLKSNSPAGKISDKHILVPRVDSKDYVISLLEICKENRISLLIPLIDTELILLANYKKDFENIGVKLLISDLKTHEICNDKKLTAEFFASNGFDAPKVYEIDAELNKEQLEQPLLIKPAKGSSGIGVHILDQFEELVFYAKHVQDPILQELIKGEEYTIDVFTDFDGQVLTAVPRLRIETRAGEVSKGKTIRNSTLIQKATEVVNALPGVFGCITVQCFLTENNEVKFIEINPRFGGGAPLSLAAGADYAKYLVESLLNKGVSFNIDDWENNLLMLRYDAAVFVTEE from the coding sequence ATGAGCGAAAATAAACCCTTAAATATTTTATTTACTAGTTCAGGAAGACGAGTTGAATTAATAAAGCATTTTAAATCTATTTATCATGAGTTAAACGTAGAAGGTGAAATTTTAACAGTGGATTTAAAAAGTAATTCCCCTGCTGGTAAAATCTCAGATAAACACATTTTAGTACCACGAGTAGATTCCAAGGATTATGTAATATCTTTGTTAGAAATATGTAAAGAGAATCGAATTTCACTTTTAATTCCATTAATAGATACAGAACTTATATTATTGGCTAACTATAAAAAAGATTTTGAAAACATTGGTGTCAAGTTATTAATTAGCGATTTAAAGACGCATGAAATCTGTAATGATAAAAAATTAACAGCTGAGTTTTTTGCTTCAAATGGATTCGATGCACCGAAGGTTTATGAAATTGATGCAGAATTAAATAAAGAGCAATTAGAACAACCATTATTGATTAAGCCTGCAAAAGGGAGTTCCGGTATTGGTGTACATATCTTAGACCAATTTGAGGAGCTTGTGTTTTACGCTAAACATGTGCAAGATCCAATCTTACAAGAATTAATCAAAGGTGAAGAATATACTATTGATGTGTTTACCGATTTTGATGGACAAGTACTAACAGCAGTACCAAGGCTGAGAATTGAAACACGTGCAGGTGAAGTAAGCAAGGGGAAAACGATTCGCAATTCTACTTTAATTCAGAAAGCAACAGAAGTAGTTAATGCATTACCAGGTGTATTTGGATGTATTACAGTTCAATGTTTCTTAACTGAAAATAATGAAGTGAAGTTTATTGAAATTAATCCGCGTTTTGGTGGAGGAGCACCTTTATCTTTAGCAGCTGGTGCAGACTATGCAAAATATTTAGTCGAATCCTTATTAAATAAAGGTGTGAGTTTTAATATAGACGATTGGGAAAATAACTTGTTGATGCTTCGTTACGATGCAGCTGTATTTGTAACAGAGGAATGA
- the galE gene encoding UDP-glucose 4-epimerase GalE, with the protein MTVLITGGLGFIGSHTVVELFKQGEDCLIIDNLSTSQIDVLDRIESITHKKIPFLQMDLLDIQSLRNVFSQHDISAVIHFAGFKSVGESVRKPLIYYQNNLISTLNLLEVMQEFNVKKLVFSSSATVYGDLHTPPLKEELPLSAPNPYGHTKLMLEQVLSDMASADESWRIAVMRYFNPIGAHESGKLGEMLHGIPNNLMPHVLKAANGETGKLQVFGGDYDTSDGSCIRDFVHIMDLASGHLQALKYVETHKGCEAFNLGTGVGYSVLDLIHTFQEVNSVKVPYDIVERREGDIVISVADVSKANSLLDWHSQYDLKDMCCDAWKWYQTIKGLNVC; encoded by the coding sequence ATGACAGTTTTAATAACAGGTGGCCTTGGTTTTATAGGTAGCCATACAGTTGTCGAGTTATTTAAACAAGGTGAAGATTGTCTAATAATTGATAACTTATCAACATCACAAATTGATGTATTGGATAGAATTGAATCCATTACGCATAAAAAAATTCCATTCTTACAAATGGATTTGCTAGATATACAATCACTACGCAATGTTTTTAGTCAGCATGATATATCAGCGGTAATTCATTTTGCAGGATTTAAATCTGTCGGCGAATCTGTAAGAAAACCACTAATATATTATCAAAACAACTTGATTAGTACACTAAACCTACTAGAGGTTATGCAAGAGTTTAATGTGAAAAAGCTGGTGTTCAGTTCATCTGCAACTGTCTATGGGGACCTACATACCCCACCATTAAAAGAGGAGTTGCCACTTAGTGCACCGAATCCTTATGGGCATACAAAACTGATGCTTGAGCAGGTGCTGAGCGATATGGCATCAGCAGACGAGAGCTGGCGAATAGCCGTCATGCGTTATTTTAATCCTATTGGTGCCCATGAAAGTGGAAAGCTAGGAGAAATGTTGCATGGCATTCCAAATAATTTAATGCCCCATGTATTAAAAGCTGCAAATGGTGAAACTGGAAAACTTCAAGTATTTGGTGGCGATTATGATACTTCGGACGGAAGTTGCATTCGAGATTTCGTCCACATTATGGATCTTGCTAGTGGACACTTACAGGCATTGAAATATGTAGAAACTCATAAAGGTTGCGAGGCGTTTAACCTTGGAACGGGAGTTGGTTATTCCGTGTTAGATTTGATACACACATTTCAAGAAGTCAATAGTGTGAAAGTTCCGTATGATATTGTTGAACGTCGTGAAGGGGATATCGTCATTAGTGTTGCGGATGTCTCAAAAGCAAATTCTTTACTAGATTGGCATTCTCAGTATGATTTGAAGGATATGTGTTGTGATGCTTGGAAATGGTATCAAACAATTAAGGGGCTTAACGTATGCTGA
- a CDS encoding LTA synthase family protein, with protein sequence METINRIQLSMIYPWIIEPMTWFKDSLGNYLFAVMICLILQSMLLVIVNNFYLAIVLNITSWVLVFTINNYKIKFLGEPLLPWDLRFINQIYQLMPSIYNELNYHFIILLCVIMLIIILIIIKYTNFEVFSWKKRVIIFLLSSVILVTFCNYPNNYVNNIFSKSGIFSVPENQINNQNINGIVLSFILNTPVSFIESPKGYSEEILINDINKKYSNSDIKENSIKPNIVVIMSESFWDVGNINSDIDQQNYLATVRENQKGFIVSSQFGGGTANVEFEALTSLSMNLLPRGSTPYAQYIKKDTPSLASFLIQYGYETIGIHTFGGDFWNRNLVYPLLGFQKFKAFESFEQPSVKGDFVADLEITNSIIDELNSSLKPTFIYAVTMQNHGGYNNDRYGEETIKVPTNYSEEGQRILNTYTTGVVDADLELKRLIKYLSDFDEPTLVVFFGDHLPSLKELYEESEYIEKIRN encoded by the coding sequence TTGGAAACAATAAATAGAATTCAATTAAGTATGATATATCCTTGGATAATCGAACCTATGACTTGGTTTAAAGATTCTTTAGGAAACTATCTTTTTGCTGTAATGATATGTTTAATATTACAAAGTATGCTGTTAGTTATTGTGAATAATTTTTATTTAGCTATTGTTTTAAACATTACAAGTTGGGTTTTAGTTTTTACAATTAACAATTATAAGATTAAATTTTTAGGAGAGCCTTTGTTACCATGGGATTTGAGATTTATAAATCAAATATATCAATTGATGCCATCTATTTATAATGAATTGAACTATCATTTTATAATTTTATTGTGTGTAATTATGTTAATCATAATACTAATAATAATTAAATATACAAATTTCGAAGTATTTAGTTGGAAAAAAAGAGTGATTATTTTCCTCCTTTCTTCCGTTATATTAGTTACGTTTTGTAATTATCCTAATAATTATGTCAACAATATTTTTTCGAAAAGTGGCATATTTTCAGTTCCTGAAAATCAAATAAATAACCAAAATATCAATGGTATTGTTTTAAGCTTTATCTTGAATACACCTGTCTCGTTTATTGAATCTCCTAAAGGATATTCAGAAGAAATTTTGATAAATGATATCAACAAGAAATATAGTAATAGTGATATTAAAGAAAACAGCATAAAACCTAATATTGTAGTTATAATGAGTGAATCATTTTGGGATGTAGGGAATATCAATAGCGATATAGATCAACAGAATTATTTAGCTACAGTAAGAGAGAATCAGAAAGGTTTTATAGTATCGTCTCAATTTGGTGGAGGAACGGCTAATGTGGAATTCGAGGCACTTACGAGTCTTTCCATGAATTTATTACCTAGAGGTTCGACACCATATGCACAATATATAAAAAAGGACACGCCTTCACTGGCTAGCTTTTTAATTCAATATGGATATGAAACAATTGGTATTCATACATTTGGAGGCGATTTTTGGAATAGAAATCTCGTTTATCCGTTGTTAGGTTTTCAAAAGTTTAAAGCATTTGAAAGCTTTGAGCAACCGAGTGTTAAAGGTGATTTTGTAGCAGATTTAGAGATAACTAACTCAATTATTGATGAATTAAATAGTAGTTTAAAACCGACTTTTATTTATGCAGTGACAATGCAAAATCATGGTGGATATAATAATGATAGATATGGTGAAGAGACTATAAAAGTACCTACAAATTATAGTGAAGAGGGGCAAAGAATTTTAAATACGTATACAACCGGAGTTGTTGATGCAGATTTGGAGTTGAAAAGACTAATAAAATATCTTTCTGATTTTGATGAACCTACATTAGTTGTATTTTTTGGTGATCATCTACCTTCATTGAAGGAACTTTACGAAGAGTCAGAATATATAGAAAAAATAAGGAATTAA
- a CDS encoding glycosyltransferase family 32 protein, whose protein sequence is MEEAMIPKKIHYCWFGGNPYPPLVEKCINSWKKNMPDYELVEWNESTFDIESNAFVKEAFEAKKYAFVSDYVRLFALYNLGGIYMDTDVEVIKPLTPFLHLQAFTGREGGNTCVTGTMGSVKGHLWIKALLDYYNDRSFLSDDGMNTNTKIITEITHEMFEIKTNVTDIFSSDELTIFPFEYFCAKDFITGKVIIQNTTYTIHHYSGSWLTTKQKRKNEIVKILRKITGPKIFKILYDLKNSTKNIR, encoded by the coding sequence ATGGAGGAAGCTATGATACCCAAGAAAATTCACTATTGTTGGTTTGGAGGAAATCCGTATCCCCCATTAGTCGAAAAATGTATAAATTCATGGAAAAAAAACATGCCAGATTATGAACTAGTAGAATGGAATGAAAGTACATTTGATATAGAAAGTAATGCATTTGTAAAGGAAGCTTTTGAAGCAAAAAAATATGCTTTTGTTTCAGACTATGTTAGATTATTTGCTTTGTATAATCTAGGTGGTATTTATATGGATACAGATGTGGAAGTCATTAAACCACTAACTCCTTTTTTACACTTACAGGCTTTTACAGGTAGAGAAGGTGGTAATACATGTGTCACAGGTACGATGGGGTCTGTTAAGGGACATTTATGGATTAAAGCTTTATTAGATTATTATAACGACAGAAGTTTTTTATCAGATGATGGAATGAATACTAATACAAAAATAATTACTGAAATAACACATGAAATGTTTGAAATAAAAACCAATGTAACAGATATTTTCTCATCTGACGAATTAACAATTTTTCCATTCGAATATTTTTGTGCAAAAGATTTTATTACTGGAAAAGTGATTATTCAAAATACCACGTATACGATTCATCATTACAGTGGTTCATGGCTAACAACAAAGCAAAAAAGGAAAAATGAAATAGTTAAAATATTACGCAAAATAACCGGACCAAAAATTTTTAAAATATTATACGATTTGAAGAATAGTACTAAGAACATTAGGTAA